Proteins from one Paenibacillus sp. genomic window:
- a CDS encoding Crp/Fnr family transcriptional regulator encodes MKHLLMKYMDRFTTLGEDEQRAVLDDIRIEEYRKGTTLLRQGDVPTKCYFVLQGCVRQFTVDEVGKETTTQFYTEEQAIAAFHRYKPDQASGYSLVCTENAVLVVGDLDKETSMFEKYSQLESMTRKMVEEHLSDMQDEFAAFIAASPEDRYKALLEKRPGLADRVPQHQLASYLGMTPESLSRIKKRLQHDRQGL; translated from the coding sequence TTGAAGCACTTATTAATGAAATACATGGACCGGTTTACAACGCTGGGCGAGGACGAACAGCGCGCCGTTCTCGACGACATCCGCATCGAGGAGTACCGGAAAGGGACGACGCTGCTCCGCCAAGGGGATGTTCCGACCAAGTGCTACTTCGTACTGCAAGGGTGCGTCAGGCAGTTCACCGTTGACGAAGTGGGGAAAGAAACGACGACGCAGTTTTATACGGAGGAACAAGCGATCGCGGCGTTCCATCGGTACAAACCGGATCAAGCGTCGGGGTATTCGCTCGTCTGCACGGAGAATGCCGTGTTGGTCGTCGGCGATCTCGATAAGGAAACGTCGATGTTCGAGAAGTACTCCCAATTGGAATCGATGACGCGCAAGATGGTCGAGGAACACTTGAGCGACATGCAGGATGAATTCGCCGCGTTCATTGCCGCATCGCCCGAAGATCGGTACAAAGCCCTGCTGGAGAAGCGTCCCGGCTTAGCCGATCGAGTGCCCCAGCACCAGCTCGCGAGCTACCTCGGCATGACGCCGGAATCGTTGAGCCGAATCAAGAAGCGTCTCCAGCACGACCGCCAAGGCCTGTAA